The Kogia breviceps isolate mKogBre1 chromosome 19, mKogBre1 haplotype 1, whole genome shotgun sequence genome contains the following window.
GAACTCCACCCAGCGTGAGCTCCAGCCCGGCCCTCGTGGACTTCCGTGCTCTTACCAGCACCACCTCGACGCCAGTCACCCAGGCGTGAAAGCGTGCAGACAGCAcgacctccttccttctcctcatccccccaccccggccggctCCTCACCAGGTTCTGGCCCCACGTCCCCTTCTCTGTCCTTCCTACTGCAAACTCAGCTTTCCCTGCTGCTCAAGCTCACCTCTCTGCCTGTCTGAGTGATGGAAACCGTAACCGCCTTTAGTGAGCAAACACAAACTCCTGCTCGGCTAAAGAAGCTGGGGGTTGGTTGCCTGGGGCTTCTCGCCATCTGAGTGACAGCAAAGAGGGGACGGCCTAGACCCTTCCCGACGGATATGCAGCTCCGTCCTGGCAGTGCCCAAAGGAGAGCAGAGGCCTCTGGGAGCACAGGGTGCCCTGGGACTCGGCTGGGGGTGCCGCGGAACCCAGCAGTTCGGCCTCACCTCTGCGGGTTTGACCTGCAGCTGCGCCCACCGTTTGACCTGCCGGTGTCCCCTCACATGGGCTCAGGCTTGTGGCCTCCTTccataaaaaaaaacctttttaaatgACTCTggctttgtctctgtttttcctgtgCAGGCCCAGGGGGTGCCCGGtgcctccctttccctcccctcccctcccctcccctcctactTTGGTTCCTGCTATGAAGAGaataataaaactcttttctggaGAGGAGAAGCTTTAGCTGCAGAACAGCTCTGACTTCCTGGGGACCCAGACAGTCTTTAACCAGGAAGGCTGCAGAGCCAAAGGGCCTTGGCCAATCTTGCTGtcagatgggtggggtggggtggggtgggggtcggggggaCAAGTTACCAGGCGGGAAGCAGGCCATCACCATCACTTTGTCACACGACCAAAGCAGGGCGGCGTAGGAGAGCATCTACGGTTCCCTAAAAGGCCCTGGGGACAACACTGGCTGTCCCCCAAGTCACTTTCTCATTACCAGGTGGAGAACTTGGAAAGGATCCATGTATTAAAAGCCAGACAAaatgaaagctttttctccaCATTCAGGCAGGACAAAGGTCTTCCCTGGACGAGCTGGGCAACCAAGGTGCTCCGCACAGAAAAGCGTGGGTGCCACTCCATGCCTCTGAGGCAGCTCTGAGCAAATGTCAGATCAGACTGTCCTCAAGACAGACCAAGGGGAATATCTGGGGCTGGCCTCTAGAAGAACCAAGCTTCCGTTCCTGTGGAAATCAGAGAGGGTGTgagggtgtgagggtgtgtgtgtgtgtgtgtgtgtgtgtgtgtgtgaagttaaCGTCCACAGAAAGCTTCCTCTGCTGGGGGTGAACAGGGGGAGGGTATGATAAAGCAGAGATTTTCCTTTGGCAAAGTCACTCTCGTCCTATTGGGTGCCACGGAGTGGTGGGAGATACAGACCAGGCCGGCAGGTGCCCGGAGCTCGACGACAGCAGACAGGTCACGGCGGGCGAGGGACCAGCAAGTGGGGCTTGGATGCGTTTCCCCGGCAGTCCACGTATTCGTAGCTCTGGAAGACCAGCTGCTCTGAATGGCTCAGGTAGGAACAGGTCAGGGTGCCCCTGGAGAGgagacagggcttttttttttttttttttcttccccaaacaaaACCACACCAGTTTTATTTGGAAGATTACAGAGCTTGAGCCTTCACCCCACCACCCAGCTTCCACTTCCACCGATGTAAGGATCTGCAGTTGGGGTAGGAGTGAGAGAAGGAAGCCGGGAGGGGAGGACAGAGACCTGGTGGCGGCCGAGGAAAGGAGTAAGATGGCGGCTGCAGAGCTCACGCCACCCTACGCGTGCGCCTCACTGTCTTTACTCCCGCACCCCACAAGGGTCTGGGAAGAAGAGGAAAGCCCTGGCCCCGCGCTGCTCTCTGCGGAGGGCGGGCTTCCTCAGACCGGAGCCGGCCCTCCCTCCGCTCCCCGCTCTGCCGAAGCTCCTGGGACAGCTGCTCCCCCAAGGGCTCCGGGCACATCCGTGGCTGTCCCGTCAGTGGCTCGTAAGCAAGGTGGCCCTTAGGGGAGGGGCTGGACCCGCTACCGCCAAGAGCCGACACAGACTCACGGGATTCGCTGCGATGACTCCTCCCACGGGGGGCAGAAGTGGGAGAGGGCAGGTACCAGGGCTCCAGGCCCTACTTACTGGATGTGCAGGAGCACGTGGTGGACTTTGATTTTCAGCCAGGTACAGATCTTgctgagagagacacacacacacacacagagacagagagacagagacagagagagagagagagagagagagagagagagagaacctggGCCCACGTTTCACACACTGAGCAGCCTGTCAGACAGCTCGGAGGAGACCCGCAGTCCCAGCCCCCCTTTTGCCTCCTTTCCATCAGGGGCCCCAcaggccacccccaccccttccctctccctctgcccAAGGTGGGCATGTCGCCCCTGCTGCAGTATCACTCCTCCAAGCCCCGCCGGTTTGGCCCAGGCACGGGCTGGCCTCTCCCTTAGTAGAAAACGGCGAGTCAGGCTCAAGAGCCCAAGGTCATACATCGTGAAGTATTAACCAGATTCTAGCCTGGCTTTCATTCCAGTCCAGCTCCAAacaggcagaggctgggggccCTGAATGCTTGTACATTGCAGTCTTGGCCACAAGAGTGCAGGCCACATGCTGACTGCAGGGTTTGCTAAGCAATCAGAACGTCTGGTGGGAATTCAAAGTGGGTTTCCAACCAGCAGAGAGGCTAAGGGAGAAGGGATCAAGGGCTACTCACTATGTGTTTTCATCCCATATCCTGTTGGCTACTGTATAAAACATCTGTCAACCAAATGGGTATAGGGTTAGCCCCAGCTCCAGCCACCCCTTTCCTCCCGCCACCCGCGTCCACACCcctgtgggcagggctggccagCAAGAGGGAGTCACCTGCTCACTGGCCAAAGGGCCGATGCGGAGGAGAAGGCTGTGGGAGACCTGCCCCACCACGAGGGACAGGTGCAGAACCTCAATGGTCAGCTGGGTCACAGCGATGGGGTAGTAGTTGTTATTGGAGATGCTCAAGATATTCTGGCGAGGAagacagggaaaggaaggggTTAGGGTAGCACCAGCCTTGGCAAGAAGAAGTCAGACGGTTTCAAAACCCCGCAGCCTGACTGAGCCCCACCCCCCAATGTGGGCCTCGGCTGCCCAGGCCCCGGTGCCGGGAGCCCCTCGGAGGGGCTCTTAATGGCGAGGGGTCACCTTTCACTGAGACATGAAGCTGACTCAAAATCCAGTCTCACCCTGCAAGGCTCTCTCTGTTCAGTCCTGCCCACCCAGGGAGTCTCAGGCACACCACCCCGACTGCACCCAGGGACACCCTTCCCTGTGTGGATCTGTCTCCTGAGACACCAAAACATGGCTGTGACTGCCTCTTCATGATCTTCTCCGCCCTGTCGACTCCTCCTGCCTCAGCGATCCTGGCATCAGCTATTAGGCCCTCAGTAAAGGCATAGGAAATATAACTAAAATTAGATTTTCTGCTCAAATAATGTTCATTTACGTCTGAtctcacctacacacacacacacacacacacacacacacacacacacacacacacacacacaaacttgaaaagaggacttccctggtggcgcagtggttaagaagctgccaatgcaggggacacgggtttgagccctggtccaggaagatcccacatgcctcggagcaactaagcctgtgtgccacaactactgaagcccttgcgcctagagcccgtgctccgcaacaagagaagccaccgcaatgagtagcccatgcattgcaacaaagagtagctcccgctcactgcaactagagaaagcccgcgcgcagcaacgaagacccaacacagtcaaaaataactaataaatacatttacaaaaCGCGAGAAGACTGGATCTTCCATTCCCAACCTCAAACTGTAGGAAAGGTCCTGTCTGAAAGGAAGACTAcagggaaattccctggtggccagtggttcggactcagcgctttcactgccgatggcgagggttcaatccctggtgggggaactaagatcccacaagccgtgaaTCGcggtcagaaaaaaagaaaaaaaacctccgGAAGGAGGCAGAGGAGTGAAGTGCACAACTTCATTCCTCCACTTTTCTTCAGGACTCAGGCAGTGACAGACatgtccaccagagggcagcatcTGCCACTTTCCAGCCCTTGCCTTGGCCCTGGGTGGTTTTGGGTGAGTTGCCTCTCAAAGGGCCCCTGGCATGGGAAAAGGATACCTAAAGTTCCCTTtcccacattttttcttttcacactCATTCTAAGTAGTAGGTGTTTCCTCCATTTGATTCTTGAGGAAttaaagctgggatttgaaataCGGGTCTTTGTGATTCCCAGGCTGAAGCCGTTCCTGGGCATCCACTCCCCCAGCCCATCCCTACTCCTGCagactcctctcctctcttcattTGTGCACTCAGGCAGGTACTTGGTTGGGCTGCTGTGGAGACAAGGATGTCCTCAGCTGCTTTCTAGGTGAGCTCCATCCATCCTGTACCCTCCCCTACTCTAGAGCATGGGCTGGCCTGGGGAAAGGGACCTGGAATCATCTAAGTCCCTAGTTACatgctgaggaaactgaggctcccggGGGAAAGTGGCTTTTCCACGCCAGTCTACTTGGGAGGACAGGAGACTCATGATGACTCTCAGCCCAGGGTTTCAGCCCACTAGGCCTTGAGGGGGGCCTCTCTCTCCAGTGTCATCTGTCCCATGGCCTCTGTTTTTCTCCTCCAAGAAATCCCTCTTCCTCGATAAAGGCCTGAGGGTTGGGTACTGCCCAGACCTTGCCTAGAAGTGCAGGGTTTAacaggcatctctgccaacccccaAGGACCCCAGACCAGGAAACTCCCAGCTAAGGCTGGATGCTTGGTTCCCATACACAGGGAACCCCCTTGAGTACATTTGATCATTCCATCATGCAGTCGTGAATCATGAAAGATTTCCTGATTGCCTACTGGTGTGGcaggcacagtgctgggcactgCAGAGCTGTGGATGAGAAGAACCAGCTCCTGGGCTCCGCGTTTAGTCTGGTGGGGAGACAGCTCTGAGGAAGAATAATCATTCAGCAGCTGCAATCTGACCCAGGTCAGGGAGCCAATGGGAGGAAGCAGGTAGGTCCCAGCTAGTTGGtccttctgtctggaatgctTACTTGAACCTTGGCTTTAATGTCACAATGGAGAGGTCTTCATGAgcaagccccctcccccaggtaAAGCAGCTCTCTCCCCAGTCACTCTCTAGCACATTTCcgtgttttattttccttgatgGCATGTATCACCATCTGACATTAACCTCTTTAGCCATTCCCTGTCTCTCCCCACTCCTCATTATAATGTCCACTCCACAAGGGCAGGTCCTAAGCCATTTCACTCAGGCCTTCAACCTAGCAGGCATTCCATAAATGAATGCTCAAAGTAAGAATGTTCCAGTGTTCTCTGCAGGGCATCCTCCAATGCACTAGGTCCTGGGCTGTGATCTTGTGGAGAGAAAGGGCTGCAGAGGTGAGGCTGCCAGGAAACAAAATGGTCATTAATGGAGGAAGGCTCCCTGGGCCCCAGGCTGGGTGTGGAGGTGGGGATCCCATTTAAAGGAGACTGGATTGGGGTACGCCCACAGCCTGGTGCTTCCCTGACAAACTGGGCCCCTTCCTTCACCCTCACCTtgccccacctcctccttcccatTTGTTCATCAACACCTTTCCGGGTAAAGGCAAAAGATGAAAGGTGGGGAGATTGCCAGTTTCATCTCCCTTATCAGGTGATCAAGTGACAATTTCCTTCTTGGGTGTGAGGCCCAGGAGATGTaggagaaatgttaaagaaatttcaaagactgtggaagaaacacaaaacaatgtgtgtttgttttcagtttccatgtgttctccttttctctgtgttttcgGTTTCACAGCCATTGTAGCATGTGATCAAAGCCAAGTTTGGCCAAtttctagctgggtgaccttggacaagttacttaccATTTCTGGCTTTGGTGTTTTCTTTTTGGAATAACTATACTTACTACATGGTTTGAGTTgtgtattaaaaaaaggaaaagtgtcgagaattctctggcagtccagtggttaggactctgtgcttttactGCAAGTGCATGGGTTCTGTCCCTGGTCAtagaactaagatcttgcaagctgcaaggcacagccaaaaataaaaatttaaaaaaaaaaaaaaaaaaggaacagtatGCAAAGTCCCTTGACCACAGCTTAGCATGCATTGGCCACTCAATGAGCTAGTGGTTCCCAACCTCTCAGCTTGCTCTGACTTCCCCTCTCCTAACTCAGTTCCACCCTTGTGCCTTAGCTCCTGCGGCATTCTGCCACCCCCCAACATGGGTGTAACAAACTAATTACCtaaggttttttaaatttaattttattttttttttacggttacgcgggcctctcactgccgtggcctctcccgttgcggagcacaggctccggacgcgcaggctcagcggccatggctcacaggcccagtcgctccgtggcatgtgggatcttcccggaccggggcacgaacccgtgtcccctgcatcggcaggcggactctcaaccactgcgtcaccagggaagccctacctaagGTTTTGATCTCTTCAGGAATTTGGGGAAGCTCCCTGCATTGCTGGGGAAAACCAGGTGGCTGATTTTGTTGAAGGGAGGGGACAAGGAGGGTGCAAGGCAGGCTGGTGCTAAACAGATGGGAaactagtgggcagggagggctAGACTCTCCTGTCTGGCAAtggctcccccctccccacttttacAATTCCCCTCATAGACagccttttaaaaagttaacactgaattatataataaatgcaAGCATCCAGCTTCCATGTAAAAATGGAAAGAGTAGAGTTAACATTTCATTCTCCTTTgaaccccctccccaccttcaGTTTTACCTTCCTCCCTGCAGGTAATCACTGTTACCCTTTGGTCACACTGCCCGTTTGTGACATCTCCTCCTCTTCAGTGCTGCCCAGACTGTATCAGGCTGTAATGACTGGGGAGGTGCCACTCAGTCCTGTCCACCTCCCAACCAATCCTACGCAGGACTAATTAACTTCTGGAAACCTTTCCAGAAGCTTCTAGTTGACATGTTCTCTCCCGCCTCTGAAGTCCTGTAAGTACTTATCTCAGGATTTACAAAGTCCCAGTGTTCCCTGTCAGTGGCCAGTCTTGTCTCTCTCACTAGAGTAGAAGCTGTCTGAGGCCAGGCCCTGTGGTCTGCTCATCCTCTATGTCTCCACAGTCTCTTTGGCTCATGCAGAGGAGACAGTATTAATGAGGTCAGTAAACACCCTGTGAAGCGAAGGATTCTGTCTTTATCGACTTGAACAAGGGAGGCCCTCAGGGGGTCTGCTGCTGGCGGGCACTCTGACCAACAACGGCGGTGACTTCTGCTGAGAATCTCCCTGAGGAGAGAGATTGGATAGGTAAGTGGTGAGGGGCCAAGGCACTGGATTCAGACACATCCTTGCTcaaccacttactagctatatgtgaccttagacaagtcattGAGCCCTTCAGAGCTTTCTTCACCTATATAATGCAGACGACACCAGTCCCAACCTCACAGGCAccccaatctacctcttgaaaactgtttcctgcaattctgccctgctttcaaatcctctttgttgccttacctcaatatatttttggacgacAGTTATCACTCTtcggttaattcttcttcctgattggaaattagagtgacatgtgcctgtccaaacacctagagctgttctctcattggttccctctCTTCCCGTTTATCCTCTGGCTGTTACGAAGATCAATAGGGGAAATGGGTTTAGGCTGTTTTATGGGGTTCCATGTTCAAACAGGTTAAAACATTGAATTAGGAAGGATAAAGGAGGAAAACTTGTCAGCATCTCTCGAGTGGACCCGGCCAAGGGAGCGTACACGTGGGGTGGATATCTCTGCCTGGGTGAGGGGGAGGTGGTGGTATCGAGAGTATTACGCTGTTCACCTCTCCTCCCTAGTCAAACGTTGCCACGCGTGTTCCTTTTGCCCCTCCCACCTTCCATCCCGGATTTATCCCGAGTTTAATTCCAAATATTAGATTATGGTAGAAAAGATCAAATAAAACGGTCACCAATTGATCAGACGTCCATCACAGTGTGGCCCGGATTCCAGTCCGCTGATCTCCACGCCCCGCCCGCCCCTCCTCGCTGCCGCAGGGCCGCTGATTGGCCCGCGCCACGTGACGTCACGCGCGGGTTTTAAGGCAGAGTGCCCCGGGCCGCTCCGCAGTGCCAGCGGGCTGGAGGCCGGCTCGGAGCCTCGCCGGGCTGACCTGGAGGGGAGCCGGGAGAGCGCGGCTGTCGGAAGGTAAAGGGGCTGTTCGGGCCGAGCCGAGGCGATCCGGTTGCGGGGCCGGGGGAGCTGGAGTCGGCGATCGCATGAAGGCGGGCAGTGGAGTGTCgcggggcagtggggagggggtctCTGTGTAAGGAGGGTTGTGTCAACCGCCTAGGGATGTGGAAGGCGGGTGGGAGTGGGCCTCACTCTCCGGTCTCAGCGCCCGCACCCTGATTTTTAATTTGGGTCCTCTGCCCCCGAGCTGCACGTTCCCCCGAGCATTCTCTCCGGGGGAACGGGTCGCGATGCCTGCTACCTTGCCACAAGCGCGGAAGCTGACTGTCCGGCGATTGAGATCTTTCCCCCCAACCGCAGTGTCCCGGGACCTGGGGGTTTCTCTAGGTCTCATCGCCCTTGTCAGGACCCCCAGGGAGCGGGGAGAGCCTCTGTTATACCTTTTTATATACCTTTTTATATATACCTTTTTATACCtgttatacctttttttttaaaaaaaaaaaaaggaattaaaaaaatgaacagctgATTTAGGAAATGATCAAGAAGTTGCAAATTTCATGTTTATTATTAAAcatctcctcctcttttctcctaTGACCTTTCCCTGTTCAGATAGCCCAGCTGTGGTCTCCAGAGCTTGCAGTTTCAAGGCCTCCTCCCTGTCTCTACTGTGAGCCCCAGGACCTGCACCTTAGCCAGAGTTCATCATGGGGAACCACTTGACAGAGATGGCTCCCACCGCCTCCTTCCTGCCTCACTTCCAGGCCCTGCACGTTGTGGTCATTGGGCTGGACTCGGCTGGAAAGACCTCCCTTCTTTACCGCCTCAAGTTCAAAGAGTTTGTCCAGAGTGTCCCCACCAAAGGCTTCAACACCGAGAAGATCCGGGTGCCCCTGGGGGGGTCCCGTGGCATCACCTTCCAAGTGTGGGACGTGGGGGGGCAGGAGAAGCTTCGACCACTGTGGCGCTCCTACACACGCCGGACAGATGGGCTGGTGTTTGTGGTGGATGCTGCTGAGGCTGAGCGGCTGGAGGAGGCCAAGGTGGAGCTACACCGAATCAGCAGGGCCTCTGACAACCAGGGTGTGCCTGTCCTGGTGCTGGCCAACAAGCAGGATCAGCCTGGGGCACTGAGCGCAGCCGAGGTGGAGAAGAGGCTGGCAGTCCGCGAGCTGGCTGCCGCCCCACTCACCCACGTGCAGGGCTGCAGTGCTGTGGACGGGCTGGGCCTGCAGCCAGGCCTGGAGCGCCTGTATGAGATGATCCTCAAGAGAAAGAAGGCTGCCCGGACAGGCAAGAAGAGACGGTGACCTGAGGCTGCCCCCTCCTCACCAGTAGGGGCCTGCACACTTGGACAGCCAGGTGGAGCCTGTGGCCCCTCACTTAGCCCCAGGGTGCAAGGACCTTTCACCTCAATGAAGGGCCAAGGAGCACACCGGGGGTCCTGTTTTGGGGCAGCCCTGGGGTGGGCGATAGGAGATGGGATGTGTTCTCACATCTCTCCCTCATCGTCTCTTCTGGAGAAGTGGAGGCTGCAGGACTGTGGAGGCTTAAATGTAAACTGACTCTACCTCGACcctgtttcctgtttttcttctctggcttTTTGATTAGATGTGTTTGGGGGTGAAGGAGAGTTTCTTGGAGGATGCATCTGGAATAAACGAGAACTagctcttgcccctccccccaactgAGGGGTCTCCCCAGGTTGCTTTTCTAGGGGTGCCAGTCGTAAGagtctatatttttctctttgtatgaaAGTGCCAAGAACTCCTCCCCACCTTTGTAGACTCACAACCATTTTTATAAGCCACGTGTGTCCTCTGTATTATTATTAACGATTTTTTAGCATTTGCCTATAAGTTATTAAAGACTGATGATGTTGTAGCTCTAACCTTGGTCTGGCATTTTCCTCTCCTTACCTAGCCTCAGGGTTAGTCCAAGATTTCTCTATGGGCAGGCAGGCGTGGGGAGGAGGGACTTATCTTGAAGCTGAATTTGCAAAGCAAGcacttttctaaaaaattagaTTGTGTGTTTATGGGCTGGTGGGGATTACAGAGAGTTGAAATAACCCCATGCTATTGCCTGATCTCTGCCAGGTTTTTTTTAggtcccttcttctttcttccactttcctcccctcccctcctcctctggctCTGACTTGCCCCCGATCCCAGCTGGTCCTTGCAGATTTAACTTCAAGTTTTGCCGGTGTGAGCTGCTCCTAGGTCCTTGCCCTTGGGGACACCTCTTAGGTCTATGTAGGTAGGTCTGCCTCGTCCGCAGCACTCAGGTGGTTAGTCTGATTTCCTCTCCCAACCCCAATACACATCTTGGGGGATGTGGAGAGAATGAAAAGTAATTTCCTCCTGGCCTTAAGCCACCTCTGTGTGCTCAGTCCCGCTGATTTCAGCTCACTGGCAGCAGTGGCAGTGACTGGTGCTGGGGAGGCCTGGGCTGGATTGAACCAGCCAGGCACCTGTGACTCAGCCATGAGTTGTCCAGCTCTTCCCGAGAGAGGGGAAGGCTAGTAGCTGTTTGAGCCTGGTGCGAGTGAGGACGGCTGGATATCCACGTAGACCACCAATGTTAGCGGTGATCGTAAGAATAAATTGCTAGTGTCATGAGAGCCTGAATACCCCTGCCCAGACTTTCAGGGTCACGCCCACCTCACCAGCACGAGGGCCAGCTGTGTCTGAGGACAATTAGCTCTTCCTAATCTGAGTGGGGGTCGTAATTAAAAACCAAGCACAGTTCTTTCCAGTCCCCCAGTCCCATGCCCACCCTTTGTGCAAACACGGGATCCCCAGAGCATGTTCAGGGTCCCTGCTCCAGAATCAGGCTAAaggacctggggagggaggggaggtgctGGCAACCCCATCCCGGGGGAGCCTTCCTAAGGAACTCATTTCTTCCTAGGCAGCCGGCAGAAACTGAGTTTGCTGAGTCTGGGCCAGGTCAGATTTGCTAACACCCGTGCACGCCCCTTCTCCCGGCGCTCAAGGTGGCTGGCAGGACGGGGGTGGATGTGCATCCATCCGGAAGGGTGCCCAAGTTTGCGTCAGTGCTGGGGCCTGCTCGGCAGAGCTGCTGGGCTGGTTCTGCTGGGGACACGTGCTACCTGGCCGCCCTCTACCCACACCTGTGACTCATCTCTCCCAGTCCTCAGGGTAGAGTCCTCTTCTGCAAGCCAAGAACAGGCTGGGGAGGACCCGGCTGGAAGGACCCTAGGTCTTGCTGGGAGATCTTTCTTCCCCATTCCACCCCAGTTTTGCTCTTTTGTCTCAAAATCTCTAGGGACACGTTCTCTCCATTTTTGGTCACCTGGGGGACTGAGGTCTCTGGATTTGGGGGACTGTGTATGCAGAGGTGCTCCCCCATCCCTAGCAGAGAGGCATCGATGGTGCCACCTCTAGGGTTCTGTCAATCAGCCTCTTTCCTTATCTTATTAGAACTGTCTTCTACTCCCCTCTTGCCCCTAACCCTTCTCCAGCCCTGGGTGGGGGCCATGGTCCCCAGGAGACATGCGAATGTCCTGGCTCGTGCCCTGACCCCCTGAGGGGTGGACCAAGGTGGGTGCTGGCGACAAGTGAGATGGAGAATCCAATTGCTCTGAAGCGTTGCGGAGAGAGGGGAGCACGGGGGCATTCTGATGAGAAAGCTACATTCTGGCTGGATAAGGGTCCGGAGCTTTGTAATAATCCCTGCCTTAGTCCATCAAAGGGAtggagggctgggagggaggggaccACCTCGGGGGTTCTGCGTGTTGAACTCTAGGCCAGTTgcttgggatgggggtgggatcAGCATTGCAGGTAGGTTGTAGTTTCTCTGTCTCAGCTTCTTTATTTAGGAGAATTTCTTTGAGACCCTGAGATGGGTGCTGAGGAAGAGGCTCCTTAAGGGCTGAGGGTGTCTAGGGGCTAAgagtgggggcaggggctggtTGCCTGTGAGGTGAAGTTGAAGGAAACCAGTGGTCCCAGAGTTGGGGCTCCCTTCTGAGCGGCACCCCCCCAGTCACAGCCCCCAGCCactgccgccccccgccccccgccccagccacCTCTTCTTGCACAGGTTGGATGGTAAAATCCAGATGGAGTGCACTTTTCCTGGGTGCCCTGGGCTTCGCCAAAGCCCTCATGAGGGCAAAGATGGCAGTGGTCCCTCACCTTCCCACACCCCGTCCAGTCCTCCCATGCTGCATGTGCTCAAGTAgcaaaaagggaggaaagaagtccCTAAGGGGGCAGTGACTTGCTTGAGGACACAGCTACTTAGTGGTGCGTCCAGATCCTTCCTCCCAGGCCAGCTCTTTGGACTCCCTTGGGCAGATAACCAGGAGGTTGGAGACAGGGAGCAAGTCCAGGACCTCAGAGCTCTGACCTCCcccgccttccctccctccctgccttgatTAGATTAGGGACCAGCTTTCCACTCTCCCACTCCCCTTCCTGAGGCACGCGGGGGCTTTATCTTCAA
Protein-coding sequences here:
- the LOC131746702 gene encoding transmembrane protein 106A-like, with amino-acid sequence MRPRETPRSRDTAVGGKDLNRRTVSFRACGKVAGIATRSPGENARGNVQLGGRGPKLKIRVRALRPEKTPSPLPRDTPLPAFMRSPTPAPPAPQPDRLGSARTAPLPSDSRALPAPLQNILSISNNNYYPIAVTQLTIEVLHLSLVVGQVSHSLLLRIGPLASEQMFYTVANRIWDENTYKICTWLKIKVHHVLLHIQGTLTCSYLSHSEQLVFQSYEYVDCRGNASKPHLLVPRPP
- the ARL4D gene encoding ADP-ribosylation factor-like protein 4D, encoding MGNHLTEMAPTASFLPHFQALHVVVIGLDSAGKTSLLYRLKFKEFVQSVPTKGFNTEKIRVPLGGSRGITFQVWDVGGQEKLRPLWRSYTRRTDGLVFVVDAAEAERLEEAKVELHRISRASDNQGVPVLVLANKQDQPGALSAAEVEKRLAVRELAAAPLTHVQGCSAVDGLGLQPGLERLYEMILKRKKAARTGKKRR